The Hyla sarda isolate aHylSar1 chromosome 2, aHylSar1.hap1, whole genome shotgun sequence genome includes the window TAACTCCACAGGGTCCTGCTGTGCATGTAGTTTTGGCATTTAAGGAATGTAACAGGGCCCACCTTTTGGTAGATTGTCTGCTCTTATTATAAAGCACTGCCACGGCAGAGTCCGACACCAGTGTCCTGAATGAGGAAAAACATCTGGTTGTCTACAGGGGAGGTTTAGGCTCTTCCGTTTGAGCTCAGAATATGGTAACTACAATTACCTCATAACTTACCTTTTTAATTGTTTTAGATAACCATCAATTTAACATTTGTGCATGTTAAATGCTTTAATATAAGTTGTTTTCCTATTATAAAAAGACAAATGAAGTTTTAAGAAAAGGTTATTTGGGCTGTTATGTGTTCTGTGGTTTAAATATGTTACAGGTCCTCAGGTTTGTTATTTACAGAGAATCGTCagcatttttttatgtaatgtatttatttattttagttaataatattaatagtaaataaataagtaaataaagttGTAAAAACAGTTGctattatattttaatttttttgcctgtttttctttacactttttccttttttttttcttaggcgGAAAGAGTAATGTCCATGTTGTACTACACTCTGATTATAGCATTTCTGATCGGCATACAGGCTGCACCGAAGACCAAGGACCATGCCACAGCCGGCTCATCAACAAAGCATCGTATTCAGCATCATCACTCACATCGAACTAAGTCTCTTCACCGAAATCATGGCAGAATAGAGACAAATGAACACGCATCTCTTCACAATATTACAGTTGACCCTAAACTTTTCAGGAAGAGGAAATTTCGCTCTCCAAGGGTTTTGTTTAGCACTCAACCTCCTCCATTGTCAGAGGACCTACGGAACTTGGAATATTTAGATGATGAGGAATCCCTCAATAAAACTATCAGAGCTAAAAGAACGGTGCATCCAGTGCTTCATCGGGGGGAATATTCTGTATGTGATAGTGTCAGTATGTGGGTTGGAGAAAAAAACACAGCCACTGACATCAAGGGCAAGGAAGTAACTGTGTTGGGGGAAGTCAATATAAATAATAACGTTTTTAAACAGTACTTTTTTGAGACCAAGTGTAGAGATCCAAAGCCAGTTTCAGGTGGATGCCGTGGGATTGATTCAAAGCATTGGAACTCCTATTGCACCACCACGCATACATTTGTCAAAGCTTTGACGATGGAAGGGAAGCAAGCAGCGTGGAGGTTCATACGGATAGATACAGCTTGTGTCTGTGTGCTCAGCAGGAAGGGACGATCATAAGTAGACACTTCTTGctgctccatcttctccccacccCTACCTCAGCctgtaaattattttaaattataTGGACTGCATgatatatttaaaatttttactgtaaaaagAGAATATTTATTAAAAACTTTTCAAAATGTTTTCTCTTTTTGTTACTTGCACCATACTATTTTGGTGATTAAAATCTTGAGGTTTTCCCTCTAATAAGGACAGATAGAAGTATTCAGTCAAGCTTTTTCTGTGCTTCCACAGATTCTGAATGTCCATGAAGTCATGCACAGTGTATTTCTAGAAAGAAAATACAACAATGGTGGTTGGGCGGCACTCAAGCAATCCGCCGTGCATGAGGATTGTGTAGAATAAAGTAGAAGAAATGTCCCGGCACAGGCTCTGGTGCTTTTCAATGCTTTATTGATGCATAAAGAGTATACAGGGACACAAGATGCGTTTTGGCTTTTGCATTTATCAATTGCTAAAGCAATTGATAAAGGTGAAAGCCTAAACGTGTCTTGCGTTCCTGTATACTCTTTATGCATCAATAAAGCATTAAAAAGCACCAGAGCCTGTGCCGGGACACTTCTTCTGCTTTGTTTCTAAGAAAGAGACTGATGGAAAAGGCTtgtcacatgttcctccatatgCAGACATTTGCTGGACAGAGTCAAATACGAGGGACGGTCAGTCAATCACCTGCTGAGGCAAGACATCAGTGTGCCTGGTTATTAGCTTGAACAGACTGTCACTTGCATTCATACAGGAAGGTGGGGGCCACTCTGCTCTGAGGACGTGTAAGTAGACAGTgtcccagcatttggacccccACAATGAGACACTTACCCCTTATCCTGTGAATCGGGGATAAATGTCTAAAAAGTTCAATTCCTTGTTTCAATTTAAGCTCACACTTTAAAGTGTTAGGTCTGGGTGTTTAGACACTTATGGATAGCTAGAAGAAACCTGTAGAAGCGCTAGGCTGAGCTCTTTTCTCCCCAGCTATCTGCTTGCCACATCTTGCT containing:
- the NGF gene encoding beta-nerve growth factor isoform X2, which codes for MSMLYYTLIIAFLIGIQAAPKTKDHATAGSSTKHRIQHHHSHRTKSLHRNHGRIETNEHASLHNITVDPKLFRKRKFRSPRVLFSTQPPPLSEDLRNLEYLDDEESLNKTIRAKRTVHPVLHRGEYSVCDSVSMWVGEKNTATDIKGKEVTVLGEVNINNNVFKQYFFETKCRDPKPVSGGCRGIDSKHWNSYCTTTHTFVKALTMEGKQAAWRFIRIDTACVCVLSRKGRS
- the NGF gene encoding beta-nerve growth factor isoform X1 — encoded protein: MRGQTCEWLSWDSKHFVDWAVRGYKTTGSSGISPPCDCWIYLSTAGRHLQDTSLYRWYAGPQLSPVFGWNKGLWDRAALYTVHPKAERVMSMLYYTLIIAFLIGIQAAPKTKDHATAGSSTKHRIQHHHSHRTKSLHRNHGRIETNEHASLHNITVDPKLFRKRKFRSPRVLFSTQPPPLSEDLRNLEYLDDEESLNKTIRAKRTVHPVLHRGEYSVCDSVSMWVGEKNTATDIKGKEVTVLGEVNINNNVFKQYFFETKCRDPKPVSGGCRGIDSKHWNSYCTTTHTFVKALTMEGKQAAWRFIRIDTACVCVLSRKGRS